The Candidatus Eisenbacteria bacterium sequence AGGACGTCCTCCCCTACCCCGCCTGACTCGGGCCTCCTGAGCGCAAGCCTTGAGATGAGAGGGATTGTCTCTCCGCTTGCAAGTGTCACAGGAATCACTGTCAGGGCCGCGATCACGATTCCCATCAGCGCGTCACCTGCAATCAAACCCGAGCTGTAGAGCATCCCCGTCTCTTGCCGGAGCTTGAGAAGCTCTCCCTTGCTAAACCTGGAGACTGCCAGGGCGATGATGCCTCCAAAGATGATGGGCGAGGACGTCGAAATAGGCAGATACAGGCCTATCGCAAACGGCAGGGCAGGCACCCCCAAGAGCTCCACCACCACACCTATCGCCGCTCCCATCGTCAAGAGCCCCCAGGGCAACTGTCCCCCCATGACGCCCCGCACGAGATCTGCCATGAGCCGAGCCTGAGGAGCGGACAGCTCCTTCGAACCCAACCCGTAGGCCTTGTGCAAGAGTGCAAGAACCCAGCCCGTGCAGATGGCCGTGGGCAGCATTCCGATTATCTCCGCCCACTGCTGTTTCTTCGGAGTTGCGCCGACCAGAGCCCCCGTCTTGAGGTCCTGCGCCATATCACCGGAAAGACATATGGCTATGCAGACAATCGCACCGACCGTCACCGCGGCCGCCATCCCCGATGCACCGGTCCTGCCCATGGCGACGAACACCAGACTTGTGAAGAGTAGCGCGGTAATGGTCATCCCCGAAACCGGCTGGGAGGTCGAGCCTATGAGCCCGACCATCCGTGCGGAAACCGTCACGAAGAAGAAAGACATGACCACTGCGATGATCGTTCCCACTCCGCCTATGCCGAATTGGGGCAGAAAGAAGATGAGGGCGACGGTAATCACGGACAGCACCGCCACGATGGGCAGGGGCATGTCCTGTTCGGTTCTGAGAGCCCTCCCTTTGAGACCGGTCTCGGAAAGACCGGACAGACTGTGACGCGCCGACGAAACCACGGTCGGAATTGCCGTCACCAGACTTATCAGACCCCCTATCGCAACTCCACCCGCGCCGATGTACCTGACGTAGTTGTTCCAGATGTCGTCCGAACTCATGAGCCCGATCGGAATCGTACCGGGATAGAGGATGGAGCCGGACTTGCCACCGACGAGGTCAAACAGAGGAATGAGGACCAGCCAGCCGAGGAGGCCGCCCGACAGCATGGTGGCGGCTATCCTTGGGCCGATCAGATATCCGACGGCGAGAAGTATAGGAGAGAGCTCGAACGATATCGCAGCTTTGTGAAGCCTGGCGGAGCTCCAGCCGGGTGTGTCTCGCCAGAGCTTCAGTCCAGCCATTGCCAACCTGTAAGCTCCACCAACGACAATCCCGTAGAACACGTGCCGCGCTTTCACGCCACCCTCTTCTCCGACGATGAGAACGTTTGCGCACGCCGTTCCTTCTGGAAAAGGAAGGGTCTTGTGTTCTCTCACCATCAGGTACTGCCTGAGAGGAATCATGAGGAGGATGCCGAGCAGGCTTCCCATCACGCCCATCAGGAAGATGTCGAGGTTCGAGAGCTCCATTCCCAAGAAAACCAGAGCAGGGATCGTGAATATCACCCCTGCTGCAAGAGACTCACCCGTCGAACCCAAAGTCTGGACTATGTTGTTTTCGAGTATCGTCCCCCTCTTGAAGATCCCGCGCAGTATCGCCATCGACATCACTGCCGCCGGAATGGAAGCGCTCACCGTGAGACCGGTCTTGAGTCCGAGAAAGGAATTCGCCGCCCCGAACACGATGCCGAGGATCGTGCCGAGAACCATCGCCCTCAACGTGAATTCGGGAACGCTACTTGAGGCGGGCACGTAGGGGATCAGATCCTCGGACCGGGTCGACAACGTCGCGGGAGACCCTCTTGATCCTTCTGGTTGCCCATCATCTTTCTGCACGTTCTTTCTCTCCGTAACTTCTCTTGTTCCAAGCGCGGTCGCGACCCAAACGGCGATTCTATTGCACCCAACGCGAGCTGTCAAACAATGCATAATGTCTGCAAATAATGTACAATCGCTGGAAATTCGAATTCATCCGGCACAGATCCGTTGGGAGGGAAAACATGAAAAACCGACTGAGAGCAGCAGCGCACAGGGACCGTTTTTTCGCTCACAAATTGGCTGCGTTCAGTTTCGCGCTGGTTGTCATGTCTTCGATTTTCTGGCTGGCACAAGCCTATGGTTGCGATACCCCGACCGCAAGAAGCGAGCGCGTATCGCGAAAACAGTCTCATTCGCGGCCGGATACTTCGGAGATCCTGTCGGACATCAAGTCTCTCGCGAGCGACAAACTGGAGGGCAGAGGG is a genomic window containing:
- a CDS encoding oligopeptide transporter, OPT family, producing the protein MQKDDGQPEGSRGSPATLSTRSEDLIPYVPASSSVPEFTLRAMVLGTILGIVFGAANSFLGLKTGLTVSASIPAAVMSMAILRGIFKRGTILENNIVQTLGSTGESLAAGVIFTIPALVFLGMELSNLDIFLMGVMGSLLGILLMIPLRQYLMVREHKTLPFPEGTACANVLIVGEEGGVKARHVFYGIVVGGAYRLAMAGLKLWRDTPGWSSARLHKAAISFELSPILLAVGYLIGPRIAATMLSGGLLGWLVLIPLFDLVGGKSGSILYPGTIPIGLMSSDDIWNNYVRYIGAGGVAIGGLISLVTAIPTVVSSARHSLSGLSETGLKGRALRTEQDMPLPIVAVLSVITVALIFFLPQFGIGGVGTIIAVVMSFFFVTVSARMVGLIGSTSQPVSGMTITALLFTSLVFVAMGRTGASGMAAAVTVGAIVCIAICLSGDMAQDLKTGALVGATPKKQQWAEIIGMLPTAICTGWVLALLHKAYGLGSKELSAPQARLMADLVRGVMGGQLPWGLLTMGAAIGVVVELLGVPALPFAIGLYLPISTSSPIIFGGIIALAVSRFSKGELLKLRQETGMLYSSGLIAGDALMGIVIAALTVIPVTLASGETIPLISRLALRRPESGGVGEDVLSVVIFALLCVLLSVTIFRTREKTHGSRR